A genomic segment from Pollutimonas thiosulfatoxidans encodes:
- a CDS encoding sterol desaturase family protein, whose amino-acid sequence MSSLHSNNGAFRAEFRTTIPESYSGIRHAAIILGFGMLAICLCLWFLSTPLSWTELAMIPLVVLGWNLVEWWGHKRLHRPGKSAFSKALYTRHTLTHHRFFTEQNGVLENARDLKIVFFPAFALPVITVLSLVPAAVAWWVISLNAGLVFVITSVVMYLLFEAFHLCAHLPDTHWTTRLPLISTMRRHHLAHHDPSLMMTHNMNFTLPWADWFFKTSDVQRGFWGTTFNGGSSQYVRRPKP is encoded by the coding sequence ATGAGTTCACTACATAGCAACAACGGGGCGTTTCGCGCTGAGTTTCGAACAACTATCCCGGAAAGCTACAGCGGCATTCGCCATGCGGCGATCATACTGGGATTCGGCATGCTAGCCATTTGCCTGTGCCTTTGGTTTTTGTCGACCCCACTTAGCTGGACCGAGCTCGCAATGATCCCTCTCGTTGTTCTGGGATGGAATCTAGTCGAGTGGTGGGGGCACAAGCGGTTGCACCGGCCCGGCAAAAGTGCATTCTCCAAAGCGCTTTACACGCGCCACACCTTAACCCACCATCGATTCTTCACCGAGCAGAACGGCGTACTCGAGAATGCGCGGGATCTTAAGATTGTTTTTTTTCCAGCCTTTGCTCTGCCGGTCATCACGGTGTTGTCTTTAGTGCCAGCGGCCGTCGCGTGGTGGGTGATTTCACTTAATGCAGGTCTGGTGTTTGTGATCACATCGGTGGTCATGTATCTATTGTTCGAGGCCTTCCATCTATGTGCTCATCTTCCGGATACGCACTGGACGACTCGGCTACCGCTGATCAGCACAATGCGGCGCCATCATCTTGCTCATCATGATCCATCGCTAATGATGACGCACAATATGAACTTTACTTTGCCTTGGGCAGACTGGTTCTTCAAAACCAGCGATGTGCAGAGGGGTTTCTGGGGCACCACCTTCAATGGCGGGTCGTCGCAATACGTGCGCCGTCCTAAGCCTTGA
- a CDS encoding alcohol dehydrogenase catalytic domain-containing protein — MRKPKGSEVDAYRYELVACGNQLERRRHAAAVPRGNEVLLRVLAAGLCHTDLHLSDGYFNLGGGNRISLIERGINLPHTLGHETVGEIMAMGPDVSGLSIGDRMLVYPWAGCDACELCTSEQGHLCHSPRFTGVFRPGGFGSHIVVSHPKYLFSLGGCLSWPPRRWHVQD; from the coding sequence ATGCGTAAGCCCAAAGGCTCCGAAGTCGATGCTTATCGCTATGAGCTTGTGGCCTGCGGAAATCAGCTAGAGCGCAGGCGTCACGCTGCAGCCGTCCCCCGCGGAAACGAGGTGTTGCTGCGCGTGCTCGCAGCCGGCCTATGCCATACAGACCTGCATTTGTCTGATGGCTACTTCAACCTTGGCGGCGGTAACCGGATTTCTCTGATCGAGCGTGGAATTAACCTGCCCCATACGCTGGGCCACGAGACCGTTGGCGAGATCATGGCGATGGGTCCGGATGTTTCGGGCCTAAGTATTGGGGATCGCATGCTGGTCTATCCGTGGGCGGGGTGTGACGCCTGCGAACTATGCACGAGTGAGCAAGGCCACCTTTGCCATTCACCGCGCTTTACCGGGGTGTTTCGTCCAGGGGGTTTCGGCAGTCATATTGTGGTGTCGCATCCCAAGTACCTCTTTTCATTGGGGGGGTGTCTGAGCTGGCCGCCGCGCCGCTGGCATGTTCAGGACTGA
- a CDS encoding 2-hydroxymuconate tautomerase, with protein MPIIEVNMFEGRTSQQKREMISAVTQAVAQTLDVPETNVRIIIRELSKDNFGIGGKTAFELGR; from the coding sequence ATGCCCATTATTGAAGTGAACATGTTCGAAGGAAGGACGAGCCAGCAGAAGCGCGAGATGATCTCGGCGGTAACGCAGGCGGTAGCCCAGACCCTAGACGTGCCAGAGACCAATGTAAGAATCATTATTCGCGAGTTGAGTAAAGACAACTTCGGAATCGGCGGCAAGACGGCATTCGAGTTGGGGCGTTAG
- a CDS encoding TRAP transporter substrate-binding protein, which translates to MQRRSFIKNAALGATASLGAIAAPALAQSTPTINWRLASSFPKSLDTIFGGSERMCKRISELTGGKFNIRAFPGGEIVPPFEVMGAVQNGTVEMAHTVSQYFSGVDSAFTFDSGLPFGLNSRQQTAWFEKGGGKELLREFFKEYGIINFMGGNTGTQMGGFFRKEINTVADINGLKFRIGGMAGRIFEKLGAVPQQIPAGDVYSALEKGTIDAAEFVGPFDDEKLGFNKVAPYYYAPGWWDAGPQESFYVGIKAWDQLPKEYQAALETATYETHVQIQAQYDAANPAALARILKNGGQLRWFSKEIMEECYKLSNELFLTEAERNPRFKKILDPWLRFRDDSNQWFSVAEGPMQNFLASVK; encoded by the coding sequence ATGCAACGCCGTTCCTTTATTAAAAACGCAGCGCTCGGAGCTACAGCCTCATTGGGAGCTATTGCTGCTCCGGCCTTGGCCCAGTCCACGCCGACGATCAACTGGCGCCTGGCGTCCAGTTTCCCAAAATCTTTGGACACGATCTTCGGCGGTTCCGAACGCATGTGCAAACGTATTTCGGAGCTAACAGGCGGCAAATTCAACATCCGCGCCTTTCCAGGCGGCGAGATCGTTCCGCCATTTGAGGTTATGGGTGCTGTCCAGAACGGTACCGTTGAAATGGCGCACACCGTGTCCCAGTATTTCTCGGGCGTGGACTCGGCGTTTACCTTTGACTCTGGCCTTCCTTTCGGTCTGAACTCGCGTCAGCAGACTGCCTGGTTCGAAAAAGGTGGCGGCAAGGAATTGCTGCGTGAGTTCTTCAAGGAATACGGCATCATCAATTTTATGGGCGGGAACACCGGCACCCAGATGGGAGGCTTTTTCCGCAAAGAGATCAACACCGTTGCCGATATCAACGGCCTGAAGTTCCGCATTGGTGGGATGGCGGGGCGCATCTTCGAAAAACTGGGTGCGGTACCGCAACAGATTCCAGCCGGTGACGTTTATTCAGCACTTGAGAAAGGCACCATAGATGCGGCCGAGTTCGTGGGCCCCTTTGATGATGAAAAATTGGGTTTCAACAAGGTAGCGCCGTACTACTATGCTCCAGGCTGGTGGGACGCCGGCCCGCAAGAGTCGTTCTACGTCGGCATCAAGGCGTGGGACCAACTACCCAAGGAGTACCAGGCGGCGTTGGAAACAGCTACTTATGAAACACACGTGCAAATTCAAGCCCAGTATGATGCTGCTAATCCAGCAGCGTTGGCACGAATCCTAAAGAACGGTGGCCAACTGCGCTGGTTCTCCAAGGAGATCATGGAAGAATGCTATAAGCTTTCGAACGAGCTGTTCCTTACCGAAGCTGAGAGAAACCCGCGCTTCAAGAAGATCTTGGATCCGTGGCTGCGGTTCCGCGACGACAGCAACCAGTGGTTCTCGGTTGCCGAGGGACCAATGCAGAACTTCCTGGCAAGCGTCAAGTAA
- a CDS encoding IclR family transcriptional regulator, translating into MKIIQILAKHQDTGQNLSKISAMLSAPKTSTFSLLRALCQEGYVRLAGSQYHLGNSAFSLAALINSAQAKSVDLTELPDLAMPFIRQLADDVGETVFISSLTPDQNEAIYIARAESKHPIRFMASIGERRPLYSSSGGRALLAFMPKEQREAYLKSFKPTTTATGTVIDRQALRSMIETIQESGIATTSDDTHVGVSAYATPILVSPGVPVAALIVAAPTERSKPKQSSIIRSLTACAKELSLVMGYKALD; encoded by the coding sequence TTGAAGATTATCCAGATCCTCGCCAAGCATCAAGATACTGGACAAAATCTTTCCAAGATCAGCGCGATGCTAAGTGCGCCCAAAACGAGCACATTCTCCCTGCTCAGAGCGCTGTGCCAAGAAGGCTACGTGAGGTTGGCGGGTTCCCAATACCATCTCGGCAACTCTGCCTTTTCCTTGGCGGCGCTGATCAACAGTGCGCAGGCAAAGTCGGTCGATCTCACCGAATTACCCGACCTGGCGATGCCTTTCATACGTCAACTGGCCGACGACGTGGGTGAAACGGTGTTCATCTCAAGTCTCACGCCCGATCAGAATGAAGCCATCTATATAGCTCGCGCAGAGAGCAAGCACCCCATACGGTTCATGGCGTCAATCGGAGAAAGGCGGCCGCTGTATTCGTCGTCTGGTGGCCGGGCATTGCTGGCCTTCATGCCCAAAGAACAACGAGAAGCTTATTTGAAGAGCTTCAAGCCGACCACGACCGCAACGGGTACGGTAATCGACCGTCAAGCGCTACGCAGCATGATTGAGACCATTCAAGAAAGTGGCATTGCCACGACGTCAGACGATACCCACGTGGGGGTCTCGGCCTATGCCACCCCGATCCTTGTGAGCCCCGGCGTACCTGTCGCAGCGCTAATCGTAGCCGCTCCGACCGAACGATCCAAACCCAAACAGAGCTCAATTATTCGTTCACTCACCGCCTGCGCCAAAGAGTTATCGTTGGTCATGGGCTATAAGGCTCTGGACTAG
- a CDS encoding aldehyde dehydrogenase family protein, translating into MIDFGTDYTHTIAGRAVKSVTWLGIINPATEEQFAQAPDASKEQLDAAVSAARAAFPGWSSTPYEQRQALVYRIGDMLLEHQEQFARLLTKEQGKPLESARMEVGRAAHWCKEIAGFSLPETVLDSDPERTVLIRHVPLGVVGAIVPWNFPMTLALWKVAPGLLAGNTMVLKPSPFTPLTALKLGELLCDLLPPGVLNVVSGGDAVGPWMSEHEGIDKIAFTGSTATGRRVMESASRRLKRITLELGGNDPAIVLPDADIDEVAPQLFWACFANSSQYCLATKRLYIHESIYDRLASAIVEYGKSVKVGDGTDESVQLGPVQNRLQYERIMELLADCKAQGMRFLLGGDSPAGPGYFLNPTIVDNPPDDTRIVNEEPFGPIVPFLKYRTLDEVVQRANAGEYGLGGSVWGSDAAVARSVADRLQCGMIWINEIHKLTPHAPLAGHKQSGLGSENSLEGLLSYTNTQTLSVKR; encoded by the coding sequence ATGATTGATTTTGGCACCGATTACACCCATACGATTGCAGGCCGGGCGGTGAAGAGCGTGACCTGGCTTGGGATCATCAACCCTGCGACCGAGGAGCAGTTTGCGCAAGCTCCCGACGCCAGTAAAGAACAGTTGGATGCAGCTGTGTCAGCTGCGCGCGCCGCATTTCCGGGGTGGTCGAGCACGCCCTACGAGCAAAGACAGGCGTTGGTGTATCGAATCGGCGACATGCTGCTCGAGCACCAAGAGCAGTTTGCCCGCCTGCTGACGAAGGAGCAGGGCAAGCCGTTGGAGTCGGCGCGCATGGAAGTAGGGCGCGCTGCCCATTGGTGCAAAGAGATCGCGGGGTTCTCCTTGCCCGAGACCGTTCTGGACAGCGATCCGGAGCGGACAGTTCTTATCCGACACGTGCCGCTAGGCGTCGTTGGCGCCATCGTGCCCTGGAATTTCCCGATGACGCTTGCGCTTTGGAAAGTAGCACCCGGCTTGCTTGCCGGCAATACCATGGTCTTAAAGCCATCGCCGTTTACGCCACTAACGGCGCTCAAGCTGGGCGAGTTGCTGTGTGATTTGCTGCCGCCCGGCGTTTTAAACGTTGTATCAGGGGGCGATGCTGTTGGTCCGTGGATGTCCGAGCATGAGGGGATCGATAAGATCGCGTTTACCGGTTCTACTGCCACAGGACGGCGGGTCATGGAAAGCGCATCGCGGAGACTCAAGCGTATCACGCTGGAACTAGGCGGCAATGACCCCGCTATTGTTTTGCCCGATGCAGACATTGATGAAGTCGCACCGCAGTTATTTTGGGCCTGTTTTGCCAACAGCTCACAATATTGCTTGGCGACAAAGCGGCTCTATATCCATGAAAGCATATACGACCGGCTTGCGAGCGCCATTGTTGAATATGGCAAGTCGGTGAAAGTGGGTGACGGCACTGACGAAAGCGTGCAGCTGGGGCCGGTGCAGAACCGCTTGCAGTATGAGCGCATAATGGAACTGCTGGCCGATTGCAAGGCGCAAGGAATGAGGTTTTTGCTGGGTGGTGACTCTCCAGCGGGGCCCGGTTACTTCCTTAATCCCACTATTGTAGATAATCCGCCTGACGATACACGTATCGTTAACGAGGAACCATTTGGTCCCATTGTGCCTTTCCTTAAGTATCGTACGCTGGATGAGGTGGTGCAGCGTGCGAACGCGGGAGAGTACGGGCTGGGCGGTTCGGTGTGGGGTAGTGATGCGGCAGTGGCAAGATCTGTGGCCGATCGGCTGCAGTGCGGCATGATCTGGATCAACGAAATTCACAAGCTGACACCCCATGCGCCCTTGGCCGGTCACAAGCAATCCGGTTTAGGGTCGGAAAACAGCCTTGAGGGCTTGCTCTCCTATACCAATACACAAACGTTGTCGGTGAAACGCTGA
- a CDS encoding zinc-binding dehydrogenase, with translation MDLIKEPLVIIGAGGLGLMALALLKLMDGNAAVLIEPDPVKRKVALQMGAIGAFDPAAVADGSATAGLGDGAAAVLDFVGSPASIAQGVTMLRKGGRLIMVGMYGGELSLPIPTLVLRAISLEGSYVGSLAQMRELMALVKRKGIPEIPIVPRPLSEINDAIAQMREGGVVGRTVLQP, from the coding sequence GTGGATCTCATTAAGGAGCCTCTCGTCATCATAGGCGCCGGCGGTTTAGGGCTGATGGCGCTTGCGCTCCTAAAGCTGATGGACGGGAACGCTGCGGTCTTGATCGAACCTGATCCCGTCAAGAGAAAAGTTGCACTTCAGATGGGCGCCATCGGCGCGTTCGATCCGGCAGCCGTCGCGGACGGTTCAGCCACCGCGGGCTTGGGTGATGGCGCAGCCGCGGTATTAGACTTTGTCGGGTCGCCGGCATCCATTGCTCAAGGTGTGACCATGTTGAGGAAGGGTGGCCGCTTGATCATGGTAGGCATGTATGGGGGCGAGCTCTCTTTACCGATTCCTACCTTGGTTCTGCGTGCGATATCGCTCGAAGGCTCCTACGTCGGCTCGCTTGCCCAGATGCGCGAGCTGATGGCGCTGGTGAAAAGGAAGGGGATACCAGAGATACCGATAGTCCCCAGACCCTTATCGGAGATCAATGATGCGATCGCTCAGATGCGTGAAGGAGGGGTTGTTGGACGGACCGTTCTGCAGCCGTAG
- a CDS encoding ABC transporter substrate-binding protein yields the protein MNKNSICSYMAAAAAVVAFGSAHGQAIPVSDDVVRLGVLTDLSGLNSDFAGKGSVEAVKLAIEDMGGSVAGKKIDVIYADHLNKADVASATARKWLDTEGVDMITDLVSSPTSLAVVDVGRQKRKITMVTGGYSSRLTNEDCSPYNVHYQIDTVALANTPRLLTERGAKSWYFVTADYAFGRSMEKDATAMIEAAGGKVVGSVYPPFNNTDFSSYMLQAQSSGAQMIALANAGGDMINSVKAANEFGLTLSDKQSVMAMAFLLTDVHALGLDMAQNLYTIEGFYWDSNEETRKFAQRFFDRMNKMPSAIQAATYSSALTYLKAVEAAGTDDAQTVMEQMKSAPINDIYATNGKIREDGRLLKDLYVVQVKTPAESKKAWDYYHIRATVPAAEAFQPLSQSTCSYLKKDAA from the coding sequence ATGAACAAGAACAGTATTTGCAGTTATATGGCGGCTGCCGCCGCAGTAGTCGCATTCGGGTCTGCACATGGACAAGCAATACCGGTTTCTGACGATGTGGTCAGGCTTGGCGTGTTGACCGACCTTAGCGGTCTGAATTCAGATTTTGCCGGCAAGGGATCTGTCGAGGCCGTAAAGCTGGCGATCGAAGACATGGGCGGCAGCGTTGCCGGGAAAAAGATCGATGTTATCTACGCAGACCATCTGAATAAGGCCGACGTCGCGTCGGCCACAGCGCGAAAATGGTTGGATACAGAAGGTGTCGACATGATCACTGATCTGGTGAGCTCACCTACCTCCTTGGCGGTGGTGGATGTGGGTCGCCAAAAGCGGAAGATCACTATGGTGACGGGCGGATACTCGTCGCGTCTGACCAATGAGGATTGCAGCCCTTACAACGTGCATTACCAAATTGACACGGTGGCGTTGGCAAATACACCGCGGCTGTTGACTGAGCGAGGCGCGAAATCCTGGTATTTCGTTACGGCGGACTATGCCTTTGGGCGCTCCATGGAGAAAGACGCCACGGCAATGATAGAGGCGGCCGGCGGCAAGGTTGTGGGCAGCGTTTACCCGCCGTTCAACAATACCGACTTCTCGTCCTACATGCTGCAGGCACAGTCCTCAGGGGCACAAATGATTGCCTTGGCAAACGCCGGCGGCGACATGATCAACTCTGTCAAGGCCGCCAATGAGTTCGGACTGACGCTTTCCGATAAGCAAAGCGTCATGGCAATGGCCTTCCTGTTGACTGATGTCCATGCACTTGGCCTGGACATGGCGCAGAACCTCTACACGATAGAAGGTTTCTACTGGGACTCAAACGAGGAGACTCGCAAATTCGCTCAGCGTTTCTTTGATCGAATGAACAAAATGCCTTCGGCTATCCAAGCGGCTACCTACTCTTCTGCTTTGACCTATCTCAAAGCTGTCGAGGCCGCCGGTACGGATGACGCGCAAACTGTCATGGAGCAGATGAAGTCGGCGCCGATCAACGATATTTATGCGACGAACGGCAAGATTCGCGAAGACGGCCGGCTGCTGAAGGATTTGTATGTGGTGCAGGTAAAGACGCCGGCCGAATCGAAGAAGGCCTGGGATTACTACCATATCCGGGCCACAGTGCCAGCCGCGGAAGCCTTTCAGCCTTTGTCGCAGTCGACGTGTTCATATTTGAAGAAGGATGCGGCCTAG
- a CDS encoding 2-hydroxyacid dehydrogenase, producing MLKEKILVARATFPDIIARLEEHFEVERNHDDSPLSGDELQSRIADKVGAILMGGERIDEIVIAGAGKLRAVSNCAAGYNNFDLPALTRAGIIASNTPEVSNESVADFGWALMLAAARRVADSDRFVRSGEWGGFAYDLFLGVDLHGSTLGIIGMGRIGQAIARRAAGFDMSVLYHNRSRLDPALEQACSARYVSKEILLEQADHVVLVLPYSASAHHTIGAAELRLMKRTATLVNIARGGIVDDDALAAALGDGSIAAAALDVFEDEPRVHPALLEAPNLIMSPHIGSATTKTRRALANLAVDNLIAALGYGPNAGEPPSILNPEVLGTARERMPAVSMQGDNA from the coding sequence ATCTTGAAAGAAAAAATTCTTGTCGCTAGAGCGACTTTCCCCGACATCATTGCCCGCCTTGAAGAGCACTTTGAGGTCGAGCGAAACCATGATGATAGCCCTTTGTCGGGTGACGAGCTGCAAAGCCGCATTGCTGACAAGGTGGGCGCAATACTGATGGGTGGTGAGCGGATCGACGAGATTGTTATTGCTGGCGCTGGCAAGCTGCGCGCCGTTTCGAATTGCGCCGCCGGGTACAACAACTTTGATCTTCCGGCTCTCACCCGTGCGGGGATTATCGCAAGCAATACTCCTGAGGTGTCGAACGAGAGCGTAGCTGATTTCGGCTGGGCGCTTATGCTAGCGGCAGCGCGTCGCGTCGCCGACAGCGATCGGTTCGTTCGCTCCGGAGAGTGGGGCGGATTTGCTTATGATCTTTTCCTGGGCGTGGACCTTCATGGCTCTACCTTGGGCATTATTGGAATGGGCCGCATAGGTCAGGCAATCGCTCGGCGCGCAGCCGGCTTCGACATGTCAGTCCTCTATCATAACCGCTCTCGCCTTGATCCCGCATTGGAGCAAGCGTGCAGCGCACGATATGTTTCCAAGGAAATACTGCTGGAGCAGGCCGATCACGTGGTGCTTGTGTTGCCGTATAGCGCCTCCGCCCACCATACGATAGGTGCAGCTGAACTCAGGCTCATGAAACGGACGGCTACGCTGGTGAATATAGCCAGGGGAGGCATCGTGGACGATGATGCCTTGGCCGCGGCCCTTGGGGATGGCAGCATAGCCGCTGCTGCCCTGGACGTATTCGAAGATGAGCCCCGGGTACATCCGGCGTTGCTCGAAGCGCCAAACCTGATTATGTCGCCCCATATTGGAAGCGCTACCACAAAGACGCGCCGCGCCTTAGCCAACTTGGCTGTGGATAACTTGATTGCTGCGCTGGGCTACGGCCCTAACGCCGGCGAACCGCCATCGATACTCAATCCTGAGGTGCTGGGAACCGCAAGAGAGCGGATGCCGGCAGTTTCAATGCAAGGAGACAATGCATGA
- a CDS encoding TauD/TfdA dioxygenase family protein: MVLTINRLHESFAAEITNAKISEGLADAALEEIANAIDQYGVVVLRDQEISNEQQISFAENFGTIEPSVTRYRKDTPQRISQTEIVDVSNLDTENRPRPINDRLRMLLLGNRLWHTDSSFRAVPGALSMLLARSVPLAGGDTQFSDTCTAYQDLSEPEKQRIEDMKAEHSLLYSREQLGFSDFSDDERAALPPVQHPVVRRLPTDGRKSLYIGSHASHLIGMPLPEGRMTLRDLLDHATQPQYVYSHKWRVGDLVIWDNRRTLHRGKSYDESCPRDLRRVTTSHVQGMSTLASLKSRRPSGQEIRGTL, from the coding sequence ATGGTATTGACCATCAATCGCCTACATGAATCGTTCGCGGCCGAAATCACCAACGCAAAGATCAGCGAGGGGCTGGCTGACGCGGCGCTGGAAGAAATTGCAAATGCCATTGACCAGTACGGCGTGGTTGTACTGCGCGACCAGGAGATCAGCAACGAGCAGCAGATCTCCTTTGCCGAAAATTTCGGAACAATCGAACCATCCGTAACGCGGTATCGAAAAGATACCCCGCAGCGTATCTCGCAGACCGAGATCGTGGATGTATCGAACTTGGATACGGAGAACCGACCCAGGCCCATAAACGATAGGCTACGCATGCTGCTGCTGGGAAATCGTCTGTGGCATACTGACAGTTCGTTTCGCGCCGTGCCGGGTGCGCTTTCGATGCTGCTGGCCCGCAGCGTCCCCCTGGCAGGCGGAGACACACAGTTCAGCGATACCTGTACGGCGTACCAGGACCTGTCCGAGCCCGAAAAGCAGCGCATTGAAGATATGAAGGCGGAGCATTCACTACTGTATTCCCGCGAGCAACTGGGCTTTAGTGATTTTTCGGATGACGAGCGCGCGGCGTTGCCGCCTGTGCAACACCCAGTCGTGCGTCGATTGCCAACTGACGGCCGCAAGTCCTTATATATAGGATCGCATGCCTCACACCTTATCGGCATGCCATTGCCGGAGGGCCGCATGACATTGCGGGACCTGCTCGATCACGCCACGCAGCCACAATACGTGTATTCACATAAGTGGCGCGTCGGCGATCTGGTTATTTGGGATAACCGCCGTACCTTGCATCGTGGCAAGTCGTACGATGAGAGCTGTCCCCGGGATCTGAGGCGCGTGACGACTTCGCATGTACAAGGGATGTCGACACTTGCGTCGTTGAAGTCAAGACGCCCGAGCGGGCAGGAGATTAGGGGAACGTTATGA
- a CDS encoding cupin domain-containing protein, giving the protein MDIKQINWNDQDWKLVRNGIERKAFGSEAVTLALHKLYPGHEISPHSHPNEQVVYILEGEVDFHIGDEVHRVKAGGLAVIPPGIVHYVEVVGDQPAINLDVFTPARPEYEQ; this is encoded by the coding sequence ATGGACATTAAGCAAATCAATTGGAATGATCAGGACTGGAAGCTCGTTCGAAACGGGATAGAGCGCAAGGCATTCGGCAGCGAGGCGGTTACTCTTGCCTTGCATAAGCTATATCCTGGTCATGAAATCTCGCCGCATTCTCACCCCAACGAACAGGTCGTATATATCCTCGAAGGCGAGGTGGATTTTCATATTGGCGATGAGGTGCACCGGGTCAAAGCGGGAGGCCTAGCAGTCATACCGCCCGGCATAGTGCACTACGTTGAAGTAGTGGGTGATCAGCCCGCAATCAATCTTGATGTCTTTACACCCGCGCGGCCCGAGTACGAGCAATGA
- a CDS encoding FAD-binding oxidoreductase: MSYVPEAGIEQATLAEQSLQSVINEIKSVVGPSGWLSADADIAPYLCEQRGLYRGSTGLVVRPTTTQQVSKVMTICSRANVPVIPQGGNTGLCGGAVPPADGLNIVLCLSRMRSIRSVDPGNFTITVDAGCILAEVQQAADQHDRLFPLSLGAEGSCQIGGNLSTNAGGMQVLRYGNMRELTLGLEVVLADGRVLDCLRALRKDNTGYDLKQLFIGAEGTLGVITGATLRLFPKPVSVTTAYVSLPTLQSVISLLSLSRMKTGDQLTAFEFMPRFGVDIAVRNIHDIRDPLPGEADWYVLMELSSSVNDGHLDIMLETLLEDALEAGLIIDAAVASNDSQRAAMWRVREALVEAQKFEGASIKFDVSVPVMSIPEFIPEASQACLEVLPSVRPLAFGHCGDGNVHFNLAAPVDDDGRFGNWTPVFNTVVFDIVEKYRGSISAEHGIGLTKREALGVYKSDIELDVMRAIKAALDPLNTLNPDKVIPIRL, translated from the coding sequence ATGAGTTATGTACCCGAGGCAGGTATCGAGCAGGCCACTTTAGCAGAGCAGTCCCTGCAAAGCGTTATCAACGAGATCAAGAGTGTCGTGGGTCCCAGCGGATGGCTATCCGCTGATGCGGATATTGCTCCGTATCTGTGCGAGCAGCGGGGCCTTTATCGCGGGAGCACTGGTCTGGTTGTGCGACCCACGACTACGCAGCAAGTGTCAAAGGTCATGACCATCTGCTCCCGAGCCAACGTGCCAGTAATTCCGCAAGGTGGAAATACTGGCCTGTGTGGTGGGGCAGTTCCTCCTGCGGACGGTCTCAATATTGTTTTATGTTTATCGCGCATGCGCAGCATACGGTCCGTGGATCCTGGCAATTTCACAATTACCGTGGACGCGGGCTGCATACTGGCTGAGGTCCAACAGGCGGCAGACCAGCATGATCGTCTTTTCCCACTGAGCCTGGGAGCCGAAGGCAGTTGCCAGATCGGCGGAAATTTATCCACTAATGCGGGTGGAATGCAGGTGCTGCGTTACGGAAATATGCGAGAGCTCACCCTGGGGCTGGAGGTCGTGTTGGCTGATGGGCGCGTGCTGGATTGCCTGCGCGCGCTGCGCAAGGACAATACAGGCTATGACCTGAAACAGTTGTTTATCGGTGCGGAGGGAACGTTAGGGGTGATCACTGGGGCGACCTTACGTCTGTTTCCCAAACCTGTTTCGGTCACGACGGCCTATGTTTCATTGCCCACGCTGCAGTCTGTAATTTCCTTGTTGAGTTTGTCGCGCATGAAGACGGGCGATCAATTGACAGCGTTCGAATTCATGCCGCGATTCGGTGTGGATATAGCGGTCCGCAATATCCACGACATCCGCGATCCCTTGCCCGGAGAGGCGGATTGGTATGTGTTGATGGAGCTGTCCAGCTCGGTAAACGACGGTCACCTGGACATCATGTTGGAGACTTTACTGGAGGATGCCCTTGAGGCCGGCCTTATCATCGACGCCGCAGTCGCCAGTAACGATAGCCAGCGTGCCGCTATGTGGCGCGTTCGCGAAGCTCTGGTCGAGGCCCAGAAGTTCGAGGGCGCATCAATCAAGTTCGACGTTTCCGTTCCCGTGATGTCGATACCCGAGTTTATTCCAGAGGCCTCCCAGGCTTGCCTGGAAGTTCTGCCGTCCGTTCGCCCTTTAGCTTTCGGTCATTGTGGTGACGGTAATGTTCATTTCAACTTGGCTGCGCCCGTGGATGACGATGGGCGCTTTGGAAACTGGACGCCAGTCTTCAATACTGTGGTTTTTGACATTGTTGAAAAGTATCGCGGGTCCATCAGCGCCGAACATGGCATCGGGTTGACCAAACGCGAAGCTTTAGGTGTTTACAAATCGGACATCGAGCTGGATGTTATGCGCGCCATCAAGGCGGCGCTCGACCCGCTCAATACGTTGAATCCCGACAAGGTGATTCCCATACGACTATAA